The following are encoded in a window of Balaenoptera ricei isolate mBalRic1 chromosome 1, mBalRic1.hap2, whole genome shotgun sequence genomic DNA:
- the AIRIM gene encoding AFG2-interacting ribosome maturation factor, translating to MTQDQPLLAVQEALRKCFPVVEEQQGLWQSALRDCPPLLASLSNLAEQLQAAQNLRFEDVPSLRAFPDLQERLRRKQLAAGDTLLDRLEERLAALLKVRDVVSSHVEHVLQIYEQHADMISLDAVLQASAASPSVAEMLEWLQDIERHYRSLYLKRKYLLSSIQWGDLGNIQALPKAWDRISEDEHPDLVQDILLSVSFFLEE from the exons ATGACTCAAGACCAGCCTTTGCTCGCGGTGCAGGAGGCCCTGAGGAAGTGCTTTCCCGTGGTGGAGGAGCAGCAGGGCCTGTGGCAGAGCGCTCTCAGGGACTGCCCGCCCCTCCTGGCCTCCCTCAGCAACCTGGCAGAGCAGCTGCAGGCCGCACAGAACCTGCGATTTGAGGATGTGCCGTCACTTCGGGCCTTCCCAGACTTACAGGAGCGGCTGAGACGCAAGCAGCTGGCGGCTGGTGACACTCTCCTGGACAGGCTAGAGGAGAGGCT AGCCGCCCTCCTCAAGGTGCGTGATGTAGTCAGCAGCCACGTGGAACACGTGCTTCAGATCTATGAGCAGCATGCAGACATGATCAGCCTCGATGCTGTCCTGCAGGCTTCGGCTGCGAGCCCCTCTGTGGCTGAAATGTTGGAGTGGTTACAGGATATCGAGAGACATTATcgaagttt GTACCTGAAGAGGAAGTACCTTCTGTCCTCAATCCAGTGGGGAGACTTGGGAAACATCCAAGCTTTGCCCAAAGCCTGGGACCGAATTTCGGAAGATGAACACCCAGACCTTGTACAAG ATATCCTGTTGAGtgtttccttcttcctggaagaGTGA
- the CDCA8 gene encoding borealin: MAPARKGGSRVAKNNSVRSRKLASFLKDFDREVQIRSKQIQSDRQNLLKEMDNLYNIEILRLPKALREMNWLDYFALGGNKRALEEAATADLDITEINKLTAEAVQTPLKSAKTRKVMQVDDMIMEEEEEENKNKNLRTARVKRCPPSKKRTRSIQGKGKSKRSSHCATVTPAVGRLELSMVKPTPGLTPRFDSRVFKTPGLRTPAARERIYNVSVNGSPLADSKEIFLTVPVGGGESMRLLASDLQRIDIAQLDPEALGSIKKLSSRLAQICSSIRTHK; the protein is encoded by the exons ATGGCTCCGGCTAGGAAGGGCGGCAGTCGGGTGGCCAAGAACAACTCGGTACGGAGCCGAAAGCTCGCCTCTTTTCTTAAGGACTTCGACCGTGAAG TGCAAATACGATCCAAGCAGATTCAGTCAGACAGGCAGAACCTCCTCAAGGAGATGGATAACTTGTACAACATCGAGATCCTGCGGCTCCCCAAGGCGCTGCGCGAGATGAACTGGCTCGACTACTTCG CCCTTGGAGGAAACAAGCGGGCGCTGGAAGAAGCAGCAACA GCTGACCTGGATatcacagaaataaacaaactaacagCAGAAGCTGTTCAGACACCCCTGAAATCTGCCAAAA CACGAAAGGTAATGCAAGTGGATGACATGATaatggaagaagaagaggaagaaaataaaaataagaatcttCGAACTGCAAGA GTTAAAAGGTGTCCTCCATCCAAGAAGAGAACCCGGTCCATAcaaggaaaaggcaaaagtaaaaG GTCAAGCCATTGTGCCACTGTTACCCCAGCTGTGGGCCGACTGGAGTTGTCTATGGTGAAACCAACTCCGGGCCTGACACCCAGGTTTGACTCAAG GGTCTTCAAGACCCCAGGCCTGCGTACTCCAGCAGCCAGAGAGCGGATTTACAATGTCTCTGTAAATGGCAGCCCTCTTGCTGACAGCAAAGAGATATTCCTCACTGTGCCAGTGGGAGGCGGAGAG AGCATGCGGTTATTGGCCAGTGACTTGCAGAGGATTGATATCGCACAGCTGGATCCAGAGGCCTTGGGAAGCATTAAGAAGCTCTCT aGCCGTCTTGCTCAAATCTGCAGCAGCATACGGACTCACAAATGA